The following is a genomic window from Pieris rapae chromosome 24, ilPieRapa1.1, whole genome shotgun sequence.
CAGATAaacaagaataaaacaaacaaacattatatctttattcatctaggtaaacaagtacgcttatgaacgtcaaaaaaaattaaattaattgtaaatttacatttactaccagttcgcaagtcaagggcgtagagcggacaagaagaacgggcaagaaactttccgccactcttttcaatcgccaagtttttaatacaaattgtttatacTGGAgaaaatcaatcccaaggattaggattaTTAAATtggtcacatttataaaaagctttattgattaatttacttttaacgagggctttgaatttatttagtgataattctctaatttcgcttgggagtttgttgtaaaaacgaatacaatttccatataaggagtggtttaatAAACAAAGGAAACCgagatgttttattttgttaaacgtGATCTCAAGGTCTCAGGAGTACTGTATGtatgttgttttatattaataaatcacatTTGAATATTGCCCTGAATTATTGTGGTGAGACATGACCTTGAACCTCTGACCCAAGGATCCGTCTGATGCCTAAAGTCTCTTGGTGcagacaaatatttatttatatatttactatttatgtgTTACACATCTGTAGTGTTTAGGGGTTTTAAAGTTCTTATGGCATAGCCTCTCGTATATTTAGTTATCTAGTGCTTGTTCATATACATAAACTATGCCGATACttctaacatttattacatataaatttaaatacacatttgaCAAGCTGGCGAGCTGgatattaaattgacaaataaattaaattaaatgctatattactttttaagttttctttttttagaacaAACGGAAAGCAaaagcaaacgggcaggaggctcatctgatgttaagtgataccgccgcccatggacactctcaatgccagagggctcgcgagtgcattgccggccttttaagaattggtgagctcttttcttgatggaccctaagtcaaattggttcggaaataattcagtgggcagctggttccacaaagtggtggtgcgcggcaataTATGTGCATATAcggtatgtataatttaaacaccGAAATGGAAATAACAGTTACGAGGGTATCGAACTCGCGACCTTCACGTCATCAACTGAACGTTGTCTTTCCTTTGattaatatgtacttataacATTCATCTGTCttggttaattttaataaggatGAGCTTCGATATACCTACAAATTTTTCGGAAAATAGAAATCATatcgttattattaattcaggAAACTCAAGACAAAATCGGCTCAATATTTAGAAGTGCATCGTGGACATGGGAcacgttttttatttcttttttatgttacagaacgcccatggacactcgcactgccagaaggctcgcaagcgcgccggccttttaagaattggtacgctcttttcttgaaggaccctaagtcgaattggttcggaaatacttcagtgttCTAATTTGTGATTATTGATTGATGGATAGTAGTTTTCTACCGATGGATTGTCCATTTTGCTTAAGGTTTAAACCCcactattttttatgttctatTCAATAACCTCGGATTTGTTGCTCGTtcttttttgtgtattttttttatagaacagggggcaaacaggcaggaggctcacctgatgttaagtgataccgccgcccatggacactctcaatgccagagagctggcgagtgcgttgccggccttttaagaatttaaatgaatgGAATTTAAGTTAAAGAGTTACGAGGGTAATGATTTAATACAACAGAAATAGGACATTTTTTAGGATGTAAAGAGAACCTTATCGTTATGcgataaaaacataattatttttatcttttaattacatttcaaCTAAGATTGAATAATGAAGgatatttcaatttgaatCGTCTTCAAATACCTTTAAAGGTCAGTGAGGTCAGTCCCAAGCACTGGACCACTTTTGGACCCTCAATCACTCTGCGTTGCCGTCAGCCTTCGTGCCCAAGGCTACTTACAATTTAGGCCCCCATTGCCAAAAGAATGCAGGTCATTATTCTCGCCACGTCGCGCTCAACGATATTATACACCGCTGCTATATACTAGGCACGAATGAGATATCATGAAATCCTTAGATGATGGGACGGGCTGGGATGATACTTGTGTGGACGTCAGCCCCTTTCTCATCCCTCAGACAAGTCCAAAAACCTCAGGAAAATACTCAGTCTGTACCTCTGGTAGATACTCATAGTACCGGCGATCCTAGAGCTGGTGCTTTCGTCGCTCATcgaagaccggcaacgcactcgcgagccctctgaaattgagagtgtccatgggcggcgatatcacttaatatcaggtgagcctcctgcctgttcgCCTcacgttctataaaaaaaaactattgcaatacagcgaggaaacgaTGCCAGCAGTAAGGACACTGAGAAAGGATCCGAACtttcaaaatttgttttcatttttctttgtattattttttattccataaTATCACTATTtcggttaagaatattgttaatactgtatatattttaaatttgaggGTATTTAGTAGTAATAGTGTgttaattatcatattattacaGGAAGTACAACGGTCATTTGGCTTGTTTGAAGACGATAATCTTCGGAACTGATTTATGAACCGTTTTCACCAGTTAGTGGTTACTGAGAAAGgtttaggtattattattgtcaaaggtcacaaaaatcctTGTCAAAATccataaaatctatgcaaggtagtaaataaatatttaataaatcggtaatcactacatagtataaaacaaagtcgctttctctgtccctatgtccctttgtatgcttaaatctttaaaactacgcaacggattttgatgcggttttttttaatagatagagtgattcaagaggaaggtttatatgtatataaaatctattaaatagtggagaagtactgttatttttgaggtttctaatgtgatgtcgtaaataattacattttttccccttacattgcaaacgcaggctgaagcctacgagttttatcaaaataatgtactaagtattgtacacattgaaaaggtctacagaaagaccgtgatggtatatgtctatctcttatggataacccacatttttatatacaacgttcacagattttctgtagagtacagtgtatttagtatcagcattgcacccgtgcgaagccggggcgggtcgctagttatatatataagctaaAAAGGagtatacatatttagaatatccatagcgctaaACCTTACGTACATACCCTCATTTTGACACAATAACACAGCCGAATTAGGTATTACtcagttaaatgtatttaatatcttgTTTTGATTCTTTCCTCTATTtgtgtatatgtttaaaaaaagcaattatACCAAAGATATATCTttagtacatataatatttttttgttatatataatttatgctattttacgaaataaattatacattagaTAACACGCCACCTAAACATACAACCTAGATCCAATTGGTATTCACTTTCTAATTTAATTCTCTAATCTAGCGTAATATTTAATGCATCCCTACCAATTATGTTTTCGTTGGGAATTGAACTTAGGACTCTCATAGCATcagtgaatgttaaattaaataaattcaaaatatagaCTTTAACTTTAAAgagtattaaaaaacatatagaccttttttcttctattaaactaaacaatgttaattaataattactaagaaattataatacattaaaaaatcctgtgaccattttataaatgtttattttaataattttatcgatAACTCGCTCAGCACAATGTGACCTCACTAGTGCACAATCATCGCGCTTGGATACTATCACATCAGTGTTTACAAAATCTCCGTGCCGTGTTGTTGAATGTTGtttacaatttctttaaatcacAATGGAATTGTGTTTTAATGGTGAGTTATCTATGAATGACAACTGTCATTGCCCCAAgtgttttgaatttcgaattttaattgcgTATTCATTGTTGTTCTCAGTGAAATGACGAttcattccatttttaaaatttattttatcgctttgtttatttgaaatacaattataatgtaaaaatattttgtgttttgcGTTgagaaaatgtatgaaataaataaataaataataaatgttttgtcaaaAAACACACTTTACATTAATGAACTATACtcgttttcatttttaatatcgtATTTTCTGTTCACGAgttgttaaacaaaattttaaaatttttcctTTGTCAATTGCGGGTATAAAGTCTACCgtgttacttttatataaaattgaattattgtagTTCGACAATGgctgataatttaataactaaatagaAGATTTATAGTAaaccaatgtttttttattgataggCTTGATAggtttaatactaaaaaaaccCTTTTGACGACCAAGACAGTAAGTCCCGACTATGATCTGTGTATGTATGGCAGTTGAGTGTCCTTTGTCCTTCGTAATCACTATAGActaattaactatatataaactgGGTTCAATTACCTACAAAAAATGTTCTGAGTTTGATATGAAAGTGCTtgctataaattataacagatTAACAGATAATATGCATTTATTGTCTAAGCTGTGTTATGTGGTCACCTGGATTGATTCTGCCTGATCTATTCTAGTatgattaatagaaaaaaaaagtttttgtatatCTCAGTTAAATGGCACGTACATATATCAGTCCTTTATGTCTGGCATACGCCGTGTTAAATGTaaacatagaaaattaaattcatagatGTGATCCGAAAGCATGATTTTAGGGTAGTGAGGCCCTCGCTCAAGCCACTAGGTGCTGCTCTTTTATCTACGTCAAGAAAACAAAAGGAAGCTGTCATTTTTGCAACAACTGCCTGAAACAAAGCAGTTGCTCTAAACGTCAATTTACAGCATACATATCTAcatacaaacacacacacaagtAGCTCATAGCCCTTTCCAAATTCCAatgcatatataataattccatatatataataacccTGACCATTACTACGTCAAACTCAAACTTTAGTAACTGTAAACAAGGACACCCGCATAATAGAGGATACGTAGTGACGTCTCATTTTTGCGcggcaaattttttttttctctgtgGTAATTTGCAATCAGACCTAAGTCCATGAGCGAAGCGCGgcaaattaatacatatctaaATGCGCGCGTGCCTGCAGGACTAGAGAAAGGGGTGAAGGGAAGCGCGGGGGGAAATTGTACTTAGGTCTTAGAGCGCGCATCACGCAGGGCGCCAATGCCATGAGGTAAAATCGAGTAGATTTAATTAACGCAAAATAGGCAGTGGCGGcggaatattaattattagataattCATGGACACCGTAGTAATAgaaaacaatgttttgttGACAAAATCGAAGTATTCAAATTCAATCAATAATTGTATAAGAtgtttatatctattttattgcaGATACAACAGCGTCACAGAAGTTGAGTTTTGATGAGATGTACACGGATTTCGACAGTTGGCTGTCAAAATTTGATAGATGCTTGAAAAAAAggtgaattatttattttgcttttcatataatttcgCTTGTTAAACGTCACTCGCTCGTTGAAAAGaaagttttattgttaaagaTTAATCACgtgaattacttttttatttaattatatttataacgcgatattgtcgaagaaaagggagagagcgattgagaccgattaagagagagagagtgaaaAAGGGTGAAGGTAGCATGAAGCAAAAAGCAAGCTAGTGAGAATTATCGAGAGAGAGATTGAGTTAAAGCGAACGTCGCATCACGCACAGTGCCATGGAACGAAAGGTGGTGAGAGAGAGCTATAATGAGAAAGATTGAGAAAGAGAGTatgggagatcgagaaaaaaaggtttatgtattcgtttagtatttacatattagaactttagatggaaattctgtcgcataatgTCTTGTGCAGTATAcggagattttttatttatttatcatatcattagcacgtatacagtgtgtaaacagtgtgaatatagatatacaaatatatggagtgatcatatactggtacatgatcatctatcgGGACTTTttccttagtaataattaatttacaaagatatTTCACTTGTGACAcgtttactttgtttttaattttaaggctaAAAGTATCTCAGGAAAGGAACTGatgataaacaaaaacaattgctGTCtaaattttttcttattaaaactgCGGAAATAGCAtggttacataattttataatgataaagcaaaaaaatctattctatttatagtaaataacgGACTAAATGTATTGTGTTGCTTGCAGGTcaacttactttaaaaaagtaaaaaatgacAAATTGAAAATAGGCCTGTACAtcgaagaaaatattaatcattttatcCCAAATTTACTGCAAGATTGCCAAAACCGCGCGAAATCTAatcatgaaaataatattcatatgttAACAGATGGCGTTATAACAGATATTGATTTAAGGCTTCTAGATCGATTGTTATTGAGatattatttacgaaataTACGGtccaaactttatttttattgttttatttacaatatttatttaaattaagttttcaataaaattcaataattgaattttagtGATTAGAATTATTCTAATCACTAATCTTCTAGAACCCGCGTGACCAAGAATGACACATTGATAATGTATATTGGACATTTGACATTCATGAAATTAACAACGCGGGAATCCGTGGCAGTGGCACTGACTGGCACTTGGCAGGGATTTTGACCTTTGATGATTGATCATTGGTCGATGGATTTTGAACTATGTTGGAATTAAGTATGAAGTATGAACcggataaaaacaaataatgtaatgtacaattaataacattaccTACTCTATTACTATCTGAATTCGACCTTGATCGTGTGGAAATGACAGACAAAATTAGTGTACTTATAACTTAAGTAGTTGTATTTTGATCTTTGacttaaaaacttattgtgtctgtttcattattacagatataattttaattattactcacTGCTGTAAGAACTTCAACGAATATTTtcctcattatttaaaaaccactACTGTGATATTCTGGTGACCAAACccatttaaaatgtgtaaaataactatataaagtTGGAATATAATTAcggtttgtaataataataatattgttactaATATGGAATTGAAAGAGTGGAATTTAAAAGTCCCATGGGGAAATATTGCATGTAAGTAGCACTATTAAGTACCTATTATCCTTTAAATCTTAATGTCTGTTACTAGACATTATGCTTCAAAAGTCTTCTGTACAATGTATGAAATGCATACAGTTAATTTTATGCTTTTACCACACTCAATTCATTatcttatatgtaaaatatgtttactcTCAAGTCTCAACTGATAATAATGTTGTGTTCCCCTTTTTAAATTGGTAGGGACATACTGCATTATGTTGGCAGCCTGTTGTTTAAATATCTGTGaaacaataactattttaGGTTGAGAGGTACTGAATATCCCTACATTAATTTGTCTTCCTTTCATCAATACATGGAATCTTGTTCTTAGAGTTATTATTTGAAAGTCCTCGCTTAATCAATTCCTTCATACTGCTATGGCAAATAAGACTTGTATGTGAAAGAAAAAATCAGCAAAACAATATCCCCTAGGAATATGAGACaactacatataaatttacaaaaatatatataatatgattaatcTGATTATGAGTTACATAATGTTGCAAcagttacatttatataaaattttaattttcagtgtTGTCATATGGTAATACCAGTGGAGAACCAGTATTGTTTGTTCATGGTCGCCTAGACAGTGCAGCCACATTTTTACCTCTACTAAAGTTGATACCTGCAAAGTATTATTGTGTCCTGGTTGATTTGCCGGGTAATGGCAAGTCAGATCCTTTCCCAAAAGGTGTGGTAATGAATTTCTTTGAGATTAGAATGAAACATTATTCAGGAGTAACATGCTATATATAttaccaatatatttttaaaataatgaaatgggGGCTCCTTTTTGTAAGTTATTTGCTCAGGCAATatgatactaaaaataaacatttcattcACCATCTTTGTTAATAGAGGTGATATGTGCCCTGTATATGTTTCTCTTACACATtagatttgaatattttgtgttaCAAGACAATTACATCAtggaaattaaaattcattagtTCTTTGTCCAGGTTCAAATGCCCACAGGAGGgcaatttttttgtgaattgaaaattcataaaatttatcaattttatttaatttatttggaatttgaGTATCAACTTTTTTCATTATGCTTTggaaaatttacttactgtttttcattaacaatttcctagtaattttttgctaaaacctatcattaaatttttttcgtatgttgaatttgtttataagaGTTTTATAAAGGTTGTTTTGATTAGCCTGGAAATCATGGCTTAGTACTTAGAAATTatgatttactattttatagtGGAATATTTATAACCACAAAACtgcattttttataagctAATCAGGTATGATACTTAAAAATAGCTTTTTGTTATACaatatcttattatattttatttgtaggtATGGCCCTTTCCCGTTTCGTTGGTGTACCCATCATAGATTTGGTTGTACAACATTTGGGATGGGATCAGTTCACTTATATTGGCCATTCTCTTGGCTCTGAACAgggtaagattaaaatatattttatttattgaaaaaaatacaatgtaaagaaaatttgtGTAATAGGGCAGTAAAATTGATTGaagattttgtataaatatttaattacctaCAGACTTCTGTAGACTTAAACTAGACAAAATCTATTTACCACTACTACTACTTAtctgctattttattttaatttagattgtCCAAGCCAAAGGCGTGCATTTTGCTCACTTCTAAGTCGTCCGATTTACGCCCGGAGActaggcactctcttcaacatttacattaaattctcTTCAATGTTTACATTACtatcttcaatatttatattacactcTCTTcaacatttacattaaattctcttcaacatttacattacattctcTTCAATGTTTACATTACTATcttcaatatttacattacactctctttaacatttacattaaactATCTCACACATTAACATCACCCTGTCTACAGCAATTACAGTTAGTTATTTAGCAgttgtttcataatatttaattatttcgcatatattctattgttgtaCGCGAGTGGTTACAAcagatgaaaaataaatcctCTACTAAATAAAGCATCCCTTAGACccagaaattatatatttgatgaattccataaaaattcaattacatttatatacaaatcatTAAAACTAACAGTTCTGGAAAAATATtcctgaaatatatataagcgaAGTTTATCACTATTACGTTTAGGGCAATCGAATTCTCCAATAGGCGTTGGGATTTTGCAACCTTCAACTATCTGTAATTGTCTTTCTCcgaaattatcattaaaatttaaaactatttggtatttgtcaataaatcattatatttgGCCATATTAAGTGATGATCAAAAATGTACCATAATAATGAACTAAAATTTTAGGTACATAACGTAAATggcatttaaaatgtatatattttttagggcTGTACTACGCTTCAATATACCCAAAACGAGTGAAAAAAGCGGTCTATTTGGATTCGGGACCGTCCCTCGAATATTGCAATGCGATAAATTATGAAGGTTTTTTCAAGTCATATcagattttttatgataattaccATAAATACGATAGTGAGAGGGAGTATACGAAAGAGCAGGCGATGAGGTCCGTTCTCAATGCGAGGGCTATCAATGAGGAGGAAGCGGAGGTGGTACTGTCGAGGTGTCTGGTGGAAACGGGGCCCAATTTGTATAGGTGAGACAAATGTCTGTAAGGCCTTAatgttaaaaggccggcaacgcactcgcgagccgcTGGCatttagtgtccatgggcggtaccacttaacatcacGTGAGCCTCCggcctataaaaaaaaagaatccCCTCCAGAATTCTTCAAGataaaatttttcaaatgtaactatttttaaccgatttaaaaaacaattcttcgtatattttattttcaagtcttaaatatatttgaaaagtgTCCAACTGgtgtacaattttaatttatttttattttttgacagcTGACAGCTCACACATGACAAAGGTTAACATAAGTGTTTACCTCCGCCCATAGACATCCTTTTACGAGAGCAATTTTAATACACTTTTCAATATTATCTTTAagagaataatatttatttcagattatcCTGGGATAGGCGTTACAAAATCACCCCCGGATTTAATTCACTTCcacaacaattttatatagatttattttccCAACATCGGACGCCGtccttatttatttgtgcTAGCGTCATGGCAGATCTGTACTACCAGCAGTCAAACCTATCTGTCAAAATAATGTCCCATATGTCAGACAGGAATAAAAATGTCAATGTCATTTGGGTCGAAGGCGGCCATGATGTGCATTTGACGAATCCAGAGAGATTTATAAACGAATTGTTGGTGTTTTTAGACACTGATTTTGTTAATTcgaaattatagattttttttttaaattttgttattaagatattaaaaaaatacgaacaaagtttgtttattattagataaatattatcgTCGTGAGACgcgaaaaaaatttttgtttaattgtttttttttatttttgctatatAGTCACATGTCAAAATGAGGGCAGTcagatatttatgaatatactagaagactcggccaagcgttgctgtggctaaggtttttgttatattacatagtagtaaattaatcaagggaaaccgtaggagaacttatgtgaaacgttggtaccacgacacggacctaaactaaactacctttaactcagcgccatctgttagaattgtatcaaataataaacaaataatttgcaataaaataaaattgcgactataatttgagatttaaactatcctatctctcaagttggatcgaactgcatatggtgtgcgaattttattataatcggttaagtggtttaggagtccattgaggacaaacattgtgacaagAAAGTttatagaaaagaaagaaatagtAGTAATAGGGAAGTGGGCCCATAGGGTACagcagtaaaaataaatgtttacaaattaataattaaaaaatactgtgttatgtacacgcgttagaagttataattctttggcgtatcgaaaaaaaaaactaaattgaagCAGTGATTAGcgataaataatacaattaatcaaaaagattttatttgtaaatacaatCACCgccgtatatgaaattgatttaaaaataccaaaatactatttatttattcacactgtttaattgtactgtacaTATATTACGAAACacgttctaaatataaaaaatactagaatatacaacttgaacattgTTCtcgattttcatgccacct
Proteins encoded in this region:
- the LOC111003779 gene encoding serine hydrolase-like protein, with amino-acid sequence MELKEWNLKVPWGNIALLSYGNTSGEPVLFVHGRLDSAATFLPLLKLIPAKYYCVLVDLPGNGKSDPFPKGMALSRFVGVPIIDLVVQHLGWDQFTYIGHSLGSEQGLYYASIYPKRVKKAVYLDSGPSLEYCNAINYEGFFKSYQIFYDNYHKYDSEREYTKEQAMRSVLNARAINEEEAEVVLSRCLVETGPNLYRLSWDRRYKITPGFNSLPQQFYIDLFSQHRTPSLFICASVMADLYYQQSNLSVKIMSHMSDRNKNVNVIWVEGGHDVHLTNPERFINELLVFLDTDFVNSKL